The proteins below come from a single Solea senegalensis isolate Sse05_10M linkage group LG2, IFAPA_SoseM_1, whole genome shotgun sequence genomic window:
- the LOC122765352 gene encoding cytochrome P450 20A1 gives MLDFAIFAVTFVIILVGAVLYLYPSSRRASGIPGFNPADEKDGNLQDIVNRGSLHEFLVSLHQEFGSVASFWFGSRPVVSLGCVEQLRQHINPNHTTDSFETMLKSLLGYQSGIQSGVSEAVMRKKVYETAINNSVKNNFPLVLKLVEELVGKWSSFPDDQHIPLCAHLLGLAMKTVTQLALGERFKDDTAVISFRKNHDAIWSEIGKGYLDGSLEKSASRKGHYEKALSEMEAVLLSLVKERKAQRKQTVFVDGLLQSSLTERQIMEDCMVFTLAGCVIAANLCIWALHFLSTSEEVQDKLYQELEEVLGSEPLSLDKISQLRYCQQVLNETVRTAKLTPVAARLQEMEGKVDQHVIPKETLVIYALGVILQDSDTWSTPYMFNPDRFEEESVRKTFCLLGFSGNQTCPELRFAYTVATVLLSTLVRQLKLHKLKGQVMEVKSELVASPKDETWITVSKRN, from the exons ATGCTGGACTTTGCCATTTTTGCTGTCACCTTTGTCATCATTTTAGTCGGCGCTGTTCTCTACTTGTACCCG TCATCCAGAAGAGCCTCTGGCATTCCAGGTTTCAACCCTGCAGATGAAAA GGATGGAAACCTGCAGGACATTGTAAACAGAGGCAGTCTACATGAGTTCCTTGTCAGTCTGCATCAGGAGTTTGGATCTGTGGCATCATTCTGGTTTGGCAGTCGTCCAGTCGTCAGCCTGGGCTGTGTGGAGCAGCTACGGCAGCACATCAACCCCAACCACACCA CTGACTCCTTTGAGACGATGCTGAAGTCACTGCTAGGATACCAGTCAGGGATCCAAAGTGGGGTCAGTGAGGCAGTGATGAGAAAAAAGGTGTATGAGACTGCCATCAACAATTCAGTGAAGAACAACTTTCCTCTTGTGCTCAAG CTTGTGGAGGAGCTTGTCGGGAAGTGGAGCTCATTCCCAGATGATCAGCATATCCCATTGTGTGCTCACCTGCTGGGCCTGGCCATGAAGACTGTCACCCAGCTGGCCCTGGGTGAACGCTTCAAAGATGACACAGCGGTCATCTCCTTCCGCAAGAACCATGACGCG ATCTGGTCAGAAATTGGGAAAGGCTACTTGGATGGTTCTCTTGAGAAGAGCGCCAGCAGAAAAGGACATTATGAGAAGG CTCTGTCAGAGATGGAAgctgtgctgctgtcactggTGAAGGAGAGAAAAGCCCAGAGGAAGCAGACAGTGTTTGTAGATGGCCTCCTTCAGTCCAGCCTCACAGAGCGACAG atcATGGAGGACTGCATGGTTTTCACATTGGCTGGATGCGTCATTGCTGCAAACT TGTGCATCTGGgctcttcacttcctgtccacCTCTGAAGAAGTTCAGGACAAGTTGTACCAGGAGCTGGAGGAAGTTTTGGGTTCAGAACCACTTTCCTTGGACAAGATTTCACAGCTCAG ATACTGCCAGCAGGTTCTTAATGAGACAGTTAGGACTGCCAAGCTGACCCCTGTCGCTGCCCGGCTTCAGGAAATGGAGGGCAAAGTTGATCAACACGTCATCCCCAAAgag aCTCTAGTGATCTACGCTTTGGGAGTAATCCTGCAAGATTCTGACACCTGGAGCACCccatacat GTTTAACCCAGATCGATTTGAGGAGGAATCAGTGCGGAAGACCTTCTGCCTACTTGGATTCTCTGGAAATCAGACGTGTCCTGAGCTCAG GTTCGCCTACACTGTAGCTACAGTCCTGCTCAGCACGTTGGTGCGGCAACTGAAGCTGCACAAGTTGAAAGGACAAGTCATGGAGGTCAAATCTGAGCTGGTCGCCTCACCCAAGGATGAAACCTGGATCACTGTCAGCAAAAGGAACTAG